The proteins below are encoded in one region of Aquisphaera giovannonii:
- a CDS encoding MFS transporter, whose protein sequence is MTFATRVKLSVMMFLQYFVWGIWLPMLAQRLGKNDLNLSANEIGWIFTVYGIGAIIGPFVLGQLADRYFATERVMAVAHFLGGLLLIVAAYLTTFWPIFIALLLYCNLYMPTMALSNSISFRSLGEENQHYFPKIRFWGTVGWIAAGLFFAGYLEYNNLSFYQSLFDLVGAHGAFESFLAGWRASVVPLLKPIFALPFVGEPKYWDCLRLSGAFSLGYALYCLFLPHTPPLPAKETDPVDKKSAALESLELMEYRSFAVLVLVAGLVGIMLAFYFACENYFLEAIGVPPTQTGAYMTIGQISEALVMLFVPAAVSRLGIKATMLIGAGAWAARFGLSALGYPFWLMITTIALHGFAFGFFFVVAQMYVDRAASRDIKASAQSLLIFVVYGLGTVLGSVLTGPIRRYFTETVNGATVENWHGIWMGPFLLTIFCMVVFGLLFKEEQFGKGGGVEELEPATAPVH, encoded by the coding sequence ATGACTTTCGCAACCCGCGTCAAGCTCTCGGTGATGATGTTCCTCCAGTACTTCGTCTGGGGCATCTGGCTGCCCATGCTGGCTCAACGATTGGGGAAGAATGACCTGAACCTGAGTGCGAATGAGATCGGCTGGATCTTCACGGTGTACGGGATCGGCGCGATCATCGGCCCGTTCGTGCTCGGTCAACTCGCCGACCGCTATTTCGCGACGGAGAGGGTGATGGCCGTGGCGCACTTCCTCGGCGGCCTGCTGCTCATCGTCGCCGCGTACCTGACCACCTTCTGGCCGATCTTCATCGCCCTTCTCCTGTACTGCAACCTCTACATGCCCACCATGGCGCTCTCCAATTCGATCTCCTTCCGGAGCCTCGGTGAAGAGAACCAGCATTACTTCCCGAAGATCCGTTTTTGGGGGACGGTCGGATGGATCGCCGCGGGGCTCTTCTTCGCCGGCTACCTGGAATACAACAACCTCTCCTTCTACCAGTCGCTCTTCGACCTCGTCGGGGCTCACGGCGCCTTCGAGAGCTTCCTCGCGGGCTGGAGGGCCTCCGTGGTCCCGCTGCTCAAGCCGATCTTCGCCCTGCCGTTCGTGGGCGAGCCGAAATACTGGGACTGCCTGCGCCTCTCCGGGGCGTTCTCCCTCGGCTACGCGCTGTACTGCCTGTTCCTGCCGCACACGCCCCCGCTGCCCGCGAAGGAGACCGACCCGGTCGACAAGAAATCGGCCGCGCTCGAGAGCCTGGAGCTGATGGAGTACCGATCGTTCGCCGTCCTCGTCCTCGTCGCCGGCCTGGTGGGCATCATGCTGGCCTTCTACTTCGCCTGCGAGAATTACTTCCTCGAGGCGATCGGCGTCCCGCCGACGCAGACCGGCGCCTACATGACGATCGGCCAGATTTCCGAGGCGTTGGTGATGCTGTTCGTGCCGGCGGCGGTCTCGAGGCTCGGGATCAAGGCCACCATGCTCATCGGGGCCGGCGCCTGGGCGGCACGATTCGGGCTCTCCGCCCTCGGATACCCGTTCTGGCTCATGATCACGACGATCGCCCTGCACGGCTTCGCCTTCGGCTTCTTCTTCGTGGTCGCCCAGATGTACGTCGACCGCGCCGCCTCCCGGGATATCAAGGCGTCCGCCCAGAGCCTCCTCATCTTCGTGGTCTATGGCCTGGGGACCGTCCTCGGGAGCGTCCTCACAGGGCCGATACGTCGTTACTTCACGGAGACGGTGAACGGAGCCACGGTCGAGAACTGGCACGGCATCTGGATGGGGCCGTTCCTGCTGACGATCTTCTGCATGGTCGTGTTCGGGCTCCTGTTCAAGGAGGAGCAATTCGGCAAGGGCGGGGGCGTCGAGGAGCTGGAGCCGGCGACGGCGCCGGTCCACTGA
- a CDS encoding glycosyltransferase, with amino-acid sequence MPVHTGPCSDARSSPWAVAVADINWFTTESLFREHEVDDVTLLGLRCMDYLNGWRKGLTPWSPSCRPHPWAGRSIAQDMVLPSGWMKRFPTLGMRPIARAVRRFWRGRREEHRGLILTYPHYLHLLRKLDAERSLYFNLDDYALYWPRQADRVRELEAALVHAADVTVCVSAHRARCLRSAWPGLAGRIHHIPHGTPSAFLSPAPNHRPAAAPDDLAALPRPRLGYVGSIESRVDWKLMDRLAKAFPHASIVVVGSIPPPRESEPWYRDWAAFASRPNVHAIGWRSQAQLPAYYRSFDVILIPYLTTHPFNEACSPTKIADGLGAGRPIVATAIPECRLYDHLFDVAEDADGFLEAVARIVSNDSDDGRSAARHHHARINSCTVNAGRLLQLLTGGTSPSSTRNPMASQAPAR; translated from the coding sequence ATGCCGGTGCACACGGGGCCGTGCTCGGACGCTCGATCCAGCCCGTGGGCGGTCGCCGTCGCGGACATCAACTGGTTCACGACCGAGAGCCTGTTCCGCGAGCACGAGGTCGACGACGTCACCCTCCTCGGCCTGAGGTGCATGGATTATTTGAATGGTTGGCGGAAGGGCCTCACACCCTGGTCGCCTTCCTGCCGGCCGCACCCCTGGGCGGGGAGGTCGATCGCGCAGGACATGGTCCTCCCCAGCGGCTGGATGAAGCGATTCCCGACCCTGGGGATGCGGCCGATCGCCCGGGCGGTCCGTCGTTTCTGGCGAGGACGCCGGGAGGAGCATCGGGGCCTCATCCTCACCTATCCGCATTATCTGCACCTCCTCCGCAAGCTCGACGCGGAGCGATCCCTCTACTTCAACCTGGACGACTACGCCCTGTACTGGCCGCGGCAGGCCGATCGGGTCCGCGAGCTGGAGGCCGCCCTCGTCCACGCCGCGGACGTGACCGTCTGCGTCTCGGCACACCGGGCCCGATGTCTCCGCTCGGCATGGCCCGGCCTGGCCGGACGCATCCACCACATTCCCCACGGCACGCCTTCCGCCTTCCTCTCCCCGGCGCCGAACCATCGCCCCGCGGCCGCCCCGGACGACCTGGCCGCACTGCCCCGGCCGCGTCTCGGCTACGTGGGGTCGATCGAGTCGCGGGTGGATTGGAAGCTGATGGACAGGCTGGCGAAGGCTTTCCCGCACGCGAGCATCGTGGTGGTGGGCTCGATACCCCCGCCGCGCGAATCCGAGCCCTGGTATCGAGATTGGGCCGCATTCGCGTCCCGGCCCAACGTTCATGCCATCGGCTGGAGGTCGCAGGCCCAGTTGCCTGCCTACTACCGATCGTTCGACGTGATCCTGATTCCGTACCTCACGACCCATCCCTTCAACGAGGCTTGCTCTCCGACGAAGATCGCCGACGGTCTCGGGGCGGGTCGGCCCATCGTCGCCACGGCGATCCCCGAATGCCGGCTCTACGACCATCTCTTCGACGTCGCCGAGGACGCCGACGGCTTCCTGGAGGCCGTGGCTAGGATCGTGTCGAACGATTCCGATGACGGCCGCTCGGCCGCGCGTCACCACCACGCCCGGATCAACTCCTGCACCGTTAATGCGGGCCGCCTGCTCCAGCTCCTGACGGGCGGGACGTCGCCGTCGTCGACCAGGAACCCCATGGCGAGCCAGGCGCCCGCACGTTAA
- a CDS encoding DUF1573 domain-containing protein produces MRRMLLCGLAVVAISGQVVRGQGLEWVNAALPERAYDFGTVARGSQIRHAFPLVNRTDQEIRIVDWRTKCGCTDVKVGAKVVPPGTQTTIEATIDTSKFLGYKPSGLTVIFDKPSFVEVELNLTCFIRGDIVTSPGQLDFGTVRRSEKMPSTSLTITYAGSVAGWEVTKMKTQTAKVKAELRDLGRSAEGYSMYSLAATLQPNVENGFFKDEVTLLTNDPNMPAIPISVVANVQSAVAVTPSIINFGGVKAGQSITKTVLVRSSQPFSITRMTAEDGGLQSSESAEGAKPAHQVTLTFKAPEQAGPYHSVLTIETDMKDEPAAKLKTFATVVP; encoded by the coding sequence ATGCGGCGAATGTTGCTCTGCGGGCTCGCGGTGGTCGCGATTTCCGGTCAGGTCGTGCGCGGCCAGGGCCTGGAGTGGGTGAACGCGGCGCTCCCGGAGCGGGCGTATGACTTCGGCACGGTCGCTCGCGGCTCGCAGATCCGCCACGCCTTCCCGCTCGTGAATCGCACCGACCAGGAGATCCGGATCGTCGACTGGCGGACGAAGTGCGGCTGCACCGACGTCAAGGTCGGCGCGAAGGTGGTCCCTCCCGGCACCCAGACCACGATCGAGGCCACGATCGACACCTCGAAGTTCCTCGGCTACAAGCCGTCGGGGCTCACGGTGATCTTCGACAAGCCCTCCTTCGTCGAAGTGGAGCTCAACCTGACCTGCTTCATCCGCGGCGACATCGTGACGAGCCCGGGCCAACTCGACTTCGGCACCGTCCGGCGGTCGGAGAAGATGCCTTCGACCTCGCTCACCATCACCTATGCGGGGAGCGTGGCCGGATGGGAGGTCACCAAGATGAAGACCCAGACCGCCAAGGTGAAGGCGGAGCTGCGCGACCTGGGACGCTCGGCCGAGGGCTATTCCATGTATTCCCTCGCCGCCACGCTCCAGCCGAACGTGGAGAATGGGTTCTTCAAGGACGAGGTGACCCTTCTCACCAACGACCCGAACATGCCGGCCATCCCGATCTCCGTCGTCGCCAATGTCCAGAGCGCCGTGGCCGTGACGCCCTCCATCATCAACTTCGGCGGCGTGAAGGCCGGCCAGTCGATCACGAAGACGGTCCTCGTCCGCTCGAGCCAGCCGTTCTCGATCACGAGGATGACGGCCGAGGACGGCGGGCTCCAGTCCTCCGAATCGGCCGAGGGCGCCAAACCCGCCCATCAGGTCACGCTGACCTTCAAGGCTCCCGAACAGGCCGGGCCGTACCATTCCGTCCTCACGATCGAGACCGACATGAAGGACGAGCCCGCCGCCAAGCTCAAGACGTTCGCCACGGTCGTACCCTGA
- a CDS encoding FG-GAP repeat domain-containing protein — protein MDVTSKRRRHGRKAIALLATAAFLMPARGAFAQVPAPREAPRLAEYFGFLPLEIYKLERRISNLTVRDLDGDRVGDIIVGNNARSRIDLLLSGKRPAEEADGKPFRKETNELDFDKRMRGANIPVNKEIVSLDVGDFNGDGKPDIVYYGTPAEVEILYNEGEGRFSSGKKIATGEAVESANALAVGDIDRDGRDDIALLAENDLIFVYQTGAGTFSEPERVPHTGTGPRMLKLVDMDGNGALDLVILDGGTDHPVHIRFATDEKKLGPEQRFQVESPRAIAFGQIDGAGGQELLTIEAQSGRGRVLTLDDSANDEQNRWGRLIFFGLPQGSERGRSIAVGDLDGDKRRDVVVTDPANAQVWLYRQSARNGLNAGQSFPGLLGGKTVRLADLDRDGKDEVYVLSEQEKQVGRSTLANGRIGFPAPLPVVGDPIAMDLADLDGDGVPEVLTITKANAGKGDSFELRALKREPSGTFRPFRWGQTEVVSVASPTGAPVAIQGMDVNADRVTDLMIFTGYGSPSLLIGRKDAPPTPFTGSLGPMASATTAGLTLGNLNGPAILVAQTTFARRIRLDERGQWEIPEQYNSGRNSAQILGAAALDVDGDGTKEVVLYDRNSKSLLFLAQKDGGYRPAGTLSVGTLTFEGLHVADFDGDGREDLLIAGAERFGVLQTGRRGLRLKPIASFESKRNEARLSDLAAGDLNADGVPDVVFTDAAEGMIEIATYAGEPALLPAIGFKLFERKLYHANSDGAEPRDMTLGDVDGDGRADIVLIAHDRILVLRQDAGTGSKQPQASASAGPKR, from the coding sequence ATGGACGTCACATCGAAGCGTCGCCGGCACGGCCGGAAGGCGATTGCCCTCCTGGCGACGGCCGCCTTCCTCATGCCCGCGCGGGGGGCGTTCGCCCAGGTCCCGGCTCCCAGGGAAGCACCCAGGCTGGCGGAATATTTCGGGTTCCTTCCGCTCGAGATCTACAAGCTCGAGCGGCGGATCAGCAATCTGACGGTCCGCGACCTGGACGGCGACAGGGTCGGGGACATCATCGTCGGCAACAACGCCAGGTCGCGGATCGACCTGCTCCTGAGCGGCAAGCGACCCGCCGAGGAGGCCGACGGGAAGCCCTTCCGCAAGGAGACGAATGAGCTTGATTTCGACAAGCGGATGAGGGGCGCGAACATCCCGGTCAACAAGGAAATCGTCAGCCTCGACGTCGGCGACTTCAACGGCGACGGGAAGCCGGACATCGTCTACTACGGCACCCCCGCCGAGGTGGAAATCCTCTACAACGAGGGCGAGGGGCGCTTCTCCTCCGGCAAGAAGATCGCCACGGGCGAGGCCGTGGAATCCGCGAATGCCCTGGCCGTCGGCGACATCGACCGCGACGGGCGGGATGACATCGCCCTGCTCGCGGAGAACGACCTCATCTTCGTCTACCAGACCGGCGCCGGCACGTTCTCGGAACCGGAGCGGGTGCCGCACACCGGGACCGGCCCGCGGATGCTCAAGCTCGTGGACATGGACGGCAACGGGGCGCTCGACCTGGTCATCCTCGACGGCGGCACGGATCATCCCGTCCACATCCGGTTCGCCACGGACGAGAAGAAGCTCGGCCCCGAGCAGCGGTTCCAGGTCGAAAGCCCGCGCGCGATCGCGTTCGGTCAGATCGACGGCGCGGGCGGCCAGGAGCTGCTCACGATCGAGGCGCAGTCCGGGCGCGGCCGCGTCCTGACCCTCGACGACTCCGCGAACGACGAGCAGAACCGCTGGGGCCGCCTGATCTTCTTCGGACTCCCCCAGGGGAGCGAGCGCGGCCGCTCGATCGCGGTCGGCGACCTGGACGGCGACAAGCGACGCGACGTCGTGGTCACGGACCCGGCCAACGCGCAGGTCTGGCTCTATCGCCAGAGCGCCCGCAACGGCCTGAACGCGGGGCAGTCGTTCCCCGGATTGCTCGGCGGCAAGACCGTCCGCCTCGCCGACCTGGATCGGGACGGCAAGGATGAGGTCTATGTCCTCTCCGAGCAGGAGAAGCAAGTCGGTCGGAGCACGCTGGCGAACGGCCGGATCGGATTCCCGGCGCCCCTTCCGGTCGTCGGCGACCCGATCGCCATGGACCTTGCGGACCTGGACGGCGACGGCGTCCCCGAGGTCCTGACGATCACCAAGGCCAATGCGGGCAAGGGCGACTCGTTCGAGCTCCGGGCCCTGAAGCGGGAGCCGTCCGGGACGTTCCGGCCTTTCCGATGGGGACAGACCGAGGTGGTGAGCGTGGCGAGCCCGACCGGTGCGCCGGTGGCCATCCAGGGAATGGACGTCAACGCCGACCGCGTGACCGACCTGATGATCTTCACCGGCTACGGTTCGCCGTCGCTGCTGATCGGTCGCAAGGACGCCCCGCCGACGCCCTTCACCGGCAGCCTGGGCCCCATGGCATCCGCGACGACCGCCGGACTGACGCTCGGCAACCTGAACGGGCCGGCGATCCTGGTCGCGCAGACGACCTTCGCTCGCCGAATCCGGCTCGACGAAAGGGGCCAGTGGGAGATCCCCGAGCAATACAACTCCGGCCGCAACTCCGCGCAGATCCTGGGGGCCGCGGCGCTGGATGTGGACGGGGACGGCACGAAGGAAGTCGTGCTCTACGACCGGAACAGCAAGTCGCTCCTCTTCCTCGCCCAGAAGGACGGGGGATATCGACCGGCCGGGACGCTCTCCGTCGGCACGCTCACCTTCGAAGGCCTCCACGTGGCCGACTTCGACGGCGACGGACGCGAGGACCTCCTGATCGCCGGTGCCGAGCGCTTCGGCGTCCTCCAGACCGGCCGGCGGGGATTGCGGCTGAAGCCGATCGCGAGCTTCGAGTCCAAGCGGAATGAAGCGAGGCTGTCGGACCTGGCCGCCGGCGACCTCAACGCCGACGGGGTGCCGGACGTCGTCTTCACCGACGCCGCCGAGGGGATGATCGAGATCGCCACCTACGCCGGCGAGCCCGCCCTGCTCCCGGCCATCGGCTTCAAGCTCTTCGAGCGGAAGCTTTACCACGCCAACAGCGACGGGGCCGAGCCGCGTGACATGACGCTGGGCGACGTGGACGGGGACGGGCGGGCGGACATCGTCCTCATCGCCCATGACCGCATCCTCGTCCTTCGCCAGGACGCGGGGACCGGGAGCAAGCAGCCGCAGGCCTCGGCGTCCGCCGGGCCCAAGCGTTGA
- a CDS encoding MotA/TolQ/ExbB proton channel family protein, translating into MGRVATDSPRTGYLAAAAMLVLAVLFPIGLMVFDPDLMFRRGWEQYVGTAIYFWAVFTLARELRWLWSNEQAFADAPRLLQYIGGMLRKARRPGSGDAEPQADPAALLAVAINQDGRILPVRVRRLVGYVRESSTPSATQLMEVNRETSGLDQEEMAGRFTLTRYILYLLPVIGFIGTVEGISKALMKISVVLPLVKDLDAFLSNLTGVTSALQVAFDSTLLALFLSAALMLVQTLVYRKSESLLGRVDGWVVEHVLPGVGTNDPFADRLDEAIGPHLDRLRSELATILAPAAQALRSEAEKIGRSLESPVAQLASSMERLPASIAAFQQGAASIGRVGDDLRSLEELGDATRRSAASLSRIEAALAQSDTSDPQLEEIRRGLDRATLAIEGLSSSWAAAYEKSSRTTQDQLAKTLNSLKDALELISVSMEQGNSLYRNIVKKMFDERAGGSRAA; encoded by the coding sequence ATGGGACGCGTCGCAACGGATTCTCCACGCACGGGATACCTCGCCGCGGCGGCCATGCTCGTCCTGGCGGTCCTCTTCCCGATCGGCCTCATGGTGTTCGATCCCGACTTGATGTTCCGCCGAGGGTGGGAGCAGTACGTCGGGACTGCCATCTACTTCTGGGCCGTCTTCACGCTCGCCCGGGAGCTCCGCTGGCTCTGGAGCAATGAGCAGGCCTTCGCCGACGCCCCCAGGCTCCTCCAGTACATCGGAGGCATGCTTCGGAAGGCTCGAAGGCCGGGATCCGGCGACGCCGAACCGCAGGCGGATCCCGCCGCCCTGCTGGCCGTCGCGATCAACCAGGACGGGCGGATCCTGCCCGTCCGCGTTCGACGGCTTGTGGGCTATGTCCGCGAGTCCAGCACCCCTTCCGCCACGCAGCTGATGGAGGTGAACCGCGAGACGTCGGGCCTGGACCAGGAGGAGATGGCCGGGCGGTTCACCCTCACGCGTTACATCCTCTATCTCCTGCCCGTCATCGGGTTCATCGGCACCGTCGAGGGGATCTCGAAGGCGCTCATGAAGATCAGCGTCGTCCTCCCTCTGGTCAAGGACCTGGACGCGTTCCTGAGCAACCTGACGGGCGTCACCTCCGCGCTCCAGGTTGCCTTCGACAGCACCCTGCTGGCCCTCTTCCTCAGCGCCGCGCTGATGCTCGTGCAGACGCTCGTCTATCGCAAGTCGGAGAGCCTGCTGGGCAGGGTGGACGGCTGGGTCGTCGAGCACGTCCTGCCGGGGGTGGGGACGAATGACCCGTTCGCGGACAGGCTGGACGAGGCGATCGGCCCCCACCTCGACCGGCTGCGAAGCGAGCTGGCGACGATCCTCGCGCCGGCCGCCCAGGCCCTGCGCTCGGAGGCGGAGAAAATCGGCCGGAGCCTCGAGTCGCCGGTGGCCCAGCTCGCCAGCTCGATGGAGCGTCTCCCGGCGTCGATCGCGGCTTTCCAGCAGGGCGCCGCGTCCATCGGCCGGGTGGGCGACGACCTGAGGTCGCTGGAAGAGCTCGGAGACGCCACCCGCCGGAGCGCGGCGTCGCTGTCCAGGATCGAGGCGGCGCTTGCCCAGTCGGACACGTCGGATCCGCAGCTCGAGGAGATCCGCCGCGGGCTGGACCGTGCGACGCTCGCCATCGAGGGCCTCTCCAGCTCGTGGGCCGCGGCGTACGAGAAGTCCAGCCGGACCACCCAGGATCAGCTCGCGAAGACCCTGAACAGCCTCAAGGACGCGCTGGAGTTGATCAGCGTGAGCATGGAGCAGGGCAATTCGCTCTACCGGAACATCGTCAAGAAGATGTTCGACGAGAGGGCGGGCGGCTCCCGGGCGGCCTGA
- a CDS encoding Ig domain-containing protein, translating to MRRNRRGGGHGLEFGGSGEDSFVAVVVTKLTGALLFILVLTMVIMALLPKAVDSMPSGSRRDGAAEVDRQPLAIVTPEALPEAIAGRPYAVALAAAGGGGTLKWSIDGDLPEGLSFDAASGVLKGTPKRGTPQPLALSIRVTDGDEVATQATRLLVYQSDRPLSTPAWWKPGLPPVLWRQWLDHGVGFLLLWLIYLVGMNALAGMERGRGEGQVSLEPGGTLLVTRRFSAYRIVMRLATLSATAGLAAWLWIAR from the coding sequence ATGCGACGGAATCGACGGGGCGGGGGCCACGGCCTGGAGTTCGGGGGCTCCGGAGAGGATTCGTTCGTGGCGGTCGTCGTCACCAAGCTGACCGGCGCCTTGCTGTTCATCCTGGTGTTGACCATGGTCATCATGGCGCTTCTTCCCAAGGCCGTGGACAGCATGCCGTCGGGTTCCAGGCGGGATGGCGCGGCCGAAGTCGACCGGCAGCCGCTCGCCATCGTCACGCCCGAGGCGCTCCCGGAGGCGATCGCGGGGCGCCCCTACGCCGTGGCACTCGCCGCGGCCGGCGGCGGCGGGACGTTGAAGTGGTCGATCGACGGCGACCTCCCCGAAGGGCTTTCCTTCGACGCGGCCTCCGGAGTCCTCAAGGGGACGCCGAAGCGGGGCACGCCCCAACCGCTCGCCCTCTCGATCCGGGTGACCGACGGCGACGAGGTCGCGACCCAGGCGACCCGGCTGCTCGTCTACCAGAGCGATCGTCCGCTCTCGACTCCCGCCTGGTGGAAGCCGGGCCTTCCCCCCGTGCTCTGGCGGCAATGGCTCGATCACGGGGTCGGCTTCCTCCTCCTCTGGCTCATCTACCTGGTCGGCATGAATGCCCTGGCCGGGATGGAGAGGGGCCGGGGGGAAGGCCAGGTCTCGCTGGAACCGGGCGGCACCCTGCTCGTCACCAGGCGCTTCTCGGCATACAGGATCGTGATGCGCCTGGCGACCTTGTCCGCAACGGCGGGCTTGGCGGCCTGGCTGTGGATCGCTCGCTGA
- a CDS encoding L-2-amino-thiazoline-4-carboxylic acid hydrolase, with product MAGELPRLPLLQQREIEARIVGPLVRAFAREFGEEPTIATLRGVITTLAREGGKRLADDLGTDSLEAFAGALDRWRENGALELEIIEQTPERLSFNVTRCRYAEMYRSLGLGDLGFSLSCQRDFALIEGFSPEIRLKRTQTLMEGASWCDFRFRRQATDQPPAAEPE from the coding sequence ATGGCGGGCGAATTGCCGCGACTCCCCTTGCTCCAGCAGCGTGAGATCGAGGCGCGGATCGTGGGCCCGCTCGTCCGAGCGTTCGCCCGGGAGTTCGGCGAGGAGCCGACCATCGCGACGTTGCGGGGAGTGATCACCACCCTGGCGAGGGAAGGCGGCAAGCGACTCGCCGACGACCTCGGCACCGACTCGCTCGAGGCCTTCGCCGGTGCGCTCGATCGATGGCGGGAGAACGGCGCCCTCGAGCTCGAGATCATCGAGCAGACGCCGGAGCGACTGTCTTTCAACGTGACGCGTTGTCGCTATGCCGAGATGTATCGGTCTCTCGGCCTTGGGGACCTGGGCTTCAGCCTTTCCTGCCAGCGCGACTTCGCTCTGATCGAGGGATTCAGCCCGGAGATTCGCCTGAAACGCACCCAGACACTCATGGAAGGGGCATCCTGGTGCGACTTCCGATTCCGCAGGCAAGCGACGGATCAACCGCCTGCTGCGGAGCCGGAGTGA
- a CDS encoding alpha/beta hydrolase, which translates to MAIGRQFARPIAWMLLLLFVCHLWTYDPLHDARTLGPDGVSILPDVPYGTGDSSARRLTILVPSAESRTQRPAGNIGAILAIHGGSWIGGSRYEYYPQLIRLAQHGLTVFVADYQLARPGMPSWPAALEDLRQAVRWIGRNGHRYQTHPGQLAILGSASGGLLALLLADEPDVRVKAVISLYGATDLEELVRERRLEQEPVKAFLGADAPSWLDRARLASPIHRATPSKIPILLIHGLSDQWVLPEQARRYDRVLARRGVMHRLLLLPDARHGFELQLGDPSRSDLLPNILDFLSSVSHD; encoded by the coding sequence ATGGCGATCGGCCGGCAATTCGCGAGGCCGATCGCGTGGATGCTGCTCTTGTTGTTCGTGTGCCACCTCTGGACCTATGATCCTCTCCATGACGCCAGGACGCTCGGACCGGATGGCGTCTCCATTCTACCGGACGTGCCCTATGGGACCGGGGATAGTTCGGCGCGTCGTCTGACGATTCTCGTGCCGTCGGCCGAATCACGAACGCAGCGCCCGGCCGGAAATATCGGGGCAATCCTGGCCATCCATGGGGGAAGCTGGATCGGCGGCTCGCGCTACGAGTACTACCCTCAACTCATTCGCCTTGCCCAGCACGGCCTCACCGTCTTCGTGGCGGATTATCAGCTCGCGAGGCCCGGGATGCCGAGCTGGCCTGCCGCCCTCGAGGATCTACGCCAAGCGGTGCGATGGATCGGACGCAACGGGCACCGATATCAGACGCATCCCGGGCAACTCGCGATCCTCGGCAGCGCAAGTGGGGGCCTCCTGGCCCTGCTTCTCGCAGACGAACCTGATGTCCGGGTAAAGGCCGTGATCTCCCTATATGGAGCCACGGACCTCGAAGAGCTCGTGCGGGAGAGGCGTCTGGAGCAAGAGCCGGTCAAAGCCTTCCTTGGAGCCGACGCCCCCTCATGGTTGGATCGAGCAAGGCTCGCCTCGCCCATCCATCGGGCCACACCCTCGAAAATTCCGATTTTGCTCATCCATGGCCTGAGTGATCAGTGGGTGCTGCCAGAGCAGGCTCGGCGCTACGATCGCGTTCTTGCGAGAAGAGGCGTGATGCACCGATTGCTGCTCCTGCCGGATGCCCGCCACGGATTTGAACTCCAGCTCGGCGACCCGTCACGTTCAGACCTTTTGCCGAATATCCTAGACTTCCTGAGCTCGGTGAGCCATGATTGA
- a CDS encoding alpha/beta hydrolase encodes MLQHLGVAWPDNECRIDANAKKNRSAHRYRTNSEFHLEDRPLASLGVPLASAGHSPQVIMSRISPDHPDIPRSDSSASRRIASLNGTSGVQRRHKHQSASDLNPTDGTVFSDLVYTTPGEPMAKLDVYIPPGPAPEGGRPVILAIHGGGWRKLDKRDYGRRVASAFEPKGYVVVAPDYLLSRRGRPSWPVNLQQVETAVEWIKGKADLYGIDPNRVVAMGESAGANLAELLGTPAVPDSSSAPATSPAVAAVVAFSGPSDLATLYAQSPRAGKAAAQFLGGSPSQVPGNYRAASPALREGAGGVPTFLVHGGSDPLVPVGQSLEMASALRKFGIPERLVILPGLGHDLNFPVNTPGDLTGQILEFLATTWNDRTINP; translated from the coding sequence TTGTTGCAGCACCTCGGCGTCGCCTGGCCGGACAACGAGTGTAGAATCGACGCGAACGCAAAAAAGAACCGGTCGGCTCACCGATATCGCACGAATTCTGAGTTTCATCTCGAAGATAGGCCGCTCGCATCCCTGGGCGTTCCGTTGGCCTCAGCGGGACACTCGCCGCAAGTCATCATGTCGCGGATATCTCCAGATCACCCCGACATCCCCAGGTCGGACTCCTCGGCGAGCCGCCGCATCGCATCGTTGAACGGGACCTCGGGCGTCCAACGAAGGCACAAGCATCAATCCGCCTCGGACCTGAATCCCACGGACGGCACGGTATTCTCCGATCTCGTTTACACGACTCCCGGGGAGCCGATGGCGAAATTGGATGTCTACATCCCGCCGGGACCTGCTCCAGAAGGAGGCCGTCCCGTCATCCTGGCAATTCACGGAGGGGGCTGGCGTAAGCTTGACAAGCGGGATTACGGTCGTCGGGTGGCTTCGGCCTTCGAGCCGAAGGGATACGTCGTCGTGGCGCCGGATTATCTGCTATCCCGCAGGGGTCGTCCGAGCTGGCCGGTGAATCTCCAGCAGGTCGAGACGGCCGTGGAGTGGATCAAAGGTAAGGCGGACCTATACGGGATCGACCCCAATCGCGTGGTTGCCATGGGAGAATCGGCCGGAGCGAATCTTGCGGAATTGCTCGGGACGCCCGCGGTACCTGATTCGAGCTCGGCACCTGCTACTTCGCCCGCCGTCGCTGCCGTCGTGGCCTTCTCCGGCCCGTCGGACCTCGCGACACTGTACGCGCAGAGTCCCCGGGCGGGGAAAGCTGCGGCTCAATTCCTCGGCGGGTCTCCTTCGCAGGTTCCGGGGAATTACCGGGCGGCCTCCCCGGCCCTTCGAGAGGGCGCGGGCGGGGTGCCGACATTCCTCGTGCACGGAGGGAGCGACCCCCTCGTGCCGGTGGGACAATCCCTCGAGATGGCATCCGCGCTGCGGAAGTTCGGCATCCCCGAGAGGCTGGTCATCCTCCCGGGGCTGGGGCACGACCTGAACTTCCCGGTCAACACCCCTGGCGATCTCACCGGGCAGATCCTTGAATTCCTCGCGACAACGTGGAACGATAGGACAATCAATCCTTAA